The window GATATCTCCATGCGATCTGTGTAATTCTTTTTCGTAGTTACTGACCAGTTTTGTCTTACGCAGCTCTGTAAATACCTCGTAGGCTTTCTTGTAACGGTACAAAAGGCGTTGTTCCTTTTCCTCGGGAAATTCTTTCCTTTCCCACATGCGAGCAATCTCATCATGATAGCTGTGGATTATCTCCCACAGGCTGAGTCCGTTATACCTTTCCATCAAGTCGATCTCATGTCCGGTATATTTATAAGCCTCCCTCCAGTATTCGAAGGCCTTCGGAATGAGAGTGAGAGATTTTTGTTTTCCCTCCACCCCTTTCACCCAATTGTCTTCTGCCAGCTGAATGGTCCGATCCATTTTATCTATAGCTATTCTTCTCAGGAAGCGTCGCAGGCGCAGAGAATCTTCATTTTCAGTATAAATCAATGCTTTCTTGAATATCTCTGTTGCCCTTTTAATAGCGACATCAGGTTTTCCTATACCCAGGACCTCTGATCCTCTGATATATAACTCTGCGATGGCTATATTTCTCTGAATTATTTTTGAATGACAGTCTGCAGAAAGCCTTGATGCATTCCTGATGGTTTCCCTGGCCTTCCTCCACTTTCCAAACTCTGCATAGGCGAGACCCAGGTGATAGAGGTTTTCTGCCTTTTTCTCTTCCGACCCGGATATCCGAACTTCCGACAGGTAGTGAGTGATACTTGTCTCAAATTCTAACTCCAGGTTAATGATTCCTTTCTCTTTGGGGCCGAGCCACAACACATTCACCAGGGCATTGCCTGATTTTTCATTGATCCGTAAGCGTTGAATTCCACCTCCCCAATAGGGATTCTCCCTGATTATGCCAACGGCCATTACACTTTCATTGAGATCAGCCTTAATCATATCCTGGTGTGTATAGATTTTATTCCGACCGCTAACAGGATCTATCAAGACAAAGTTGAATCGTTTGGCATTACGTTTCTCGCGTGGTGAAAAATTATCAACATTATCAAAATGGGTGTAGGCCACACCCTGATAGAGATACTCGGTCGAAATAGGGATACCGGCAAAATTGCCGCCATATTTTGCGACAAGCCAGGCGCTGTTAAGGGTTCCCGGCATCCCACCAGAACCAATCAGCATATCGATATCACCTAAAGCGATCTCAATGCCTTGTGACCAGTCATCATTTAAGACCCAGGTAATATTTCCCTCGGTAAGTATTCCGGGGCCTTCTCTGAGATCTTTGCCGATTTTAAAGAAATCTTTTTTGCCCACATGAAAACCACTGGTTTTCAGTGCCTTGTAAATATCCTCATGACGTTTTCGCCAGAGAACAGCAATTTTCACGTTCCACCGGGTTTTGCCGTTTTCCTTTCCTGCAGTATCAAATCCTTCACCCAGTAATTTTGCCATGAGATTAATATCCAGGCTTCTGCTGGTTGAATGAAGAGCCTGTTCAAAAATCTTTTTTAAATCAATCTGCTTGAATTTATCACCGACAATGATCTTGAACATATAATCATCCGGAAGATCCTGGAAGGCATATGCCTCTCCATCCTTAACAGCCCCGAAGAGCACGGACGTAAGTGTCCTGATTTTCTCAGGACTGACAATGCCTTGCTGGGATTCCAGGATATTTAACACAAGATCAATCTGCCTCCCTTCAAAACAGTAACCCAGTGTCTCTCCATGAATCAGGGTGGGTCGTACAACCAGGGTAATACTCTTTCGTTCGCCTTCGGTACCTTTCACTACAATGAACACATGCCGGGTATTCATCAATTCCCTCAACCACCAGACCTGCATTCCTCGATAACGGGATAAATTAATCGGATTGCCATTTGTAACAATATATTTGCCTGCATGGGCAGATATTCTTCCCACCATAAGAACTGATCCAACGACAAGCTCCCCCAATGTTCCGTTTAGATCCACTGATATTTCATCAGGAGCAATTTTCTCTTGTCGATTACCACTGAGCAGACGGTTTGCGTCCCTGACCTTGAGCCCAAGGATATTGAGCTCCCGCTCAGGTTCAAAAAAGGTCTCTATTGCCTCAATTAAGGGCAATATTTTTGCGTTATGTGCTGGAATGGCGGAGTTCATCTGCTGCTTACGACTATTCATGGAAAATTTTCTCTCATACCCTTCACAAATTGATTTTCGGTTTTCAGAACCAGATTTTACCTGGACGCTGCATTTTCCCCGATCACAAAGTCCCGGGTCTTTTTTGTCCAGAGAAAATCCTCAACGTAGTCTTGCCAGGCTTCTGGTTTTTAGAAAAACTGAAAACCAGATCGGTTTTAGTATATATAGAGTGTGCGAACGAAAACCCGGTGTTTGACCAGCCAGGACGGATATGTACCGGAATTTGAGAATTTATCAATAAAAATCTCTTAGAGGGGTTTTACAGAAATACCAGCTCATTCATTCCATATCAACTGTATATTTTCCCTGCGTTGCCAGGCCATTTAGCCTTGCTCGTTTCAGGAAGGCATCCTGACCGGCTTTAAAATTTTCCTGTTTACCCTGCCATGCCTTTAATGCAGGTTCCTGCAAAGCGCGGGCAAATGAAAAGCTGACATACCACGGCAGATTTTCTCCTATCGTGTGTATCCTGTTAAGATGGGCAGTTGCCTCAACCGGAGTCTGCCCTCCAGACAGGAAATTTATGCTTGGCAGCTCAGCAGGTACCGTTGTCTTAAGGCATCTGATAGTCTGCTCTGCAACCTGATCCACGTCCGCACGATTCACTGCCTCTTTTCCAGAAATAACCATGCTTGGTTTCAACACACAGAGATCAATCCTCACATGTTCTCTCTTTAAAGATTCAAAAACTTCCTTTAAGACTTTTTCCGTTGCTTCATAACACTGTTCAATCGAGTGTGTTCCATCAATCAGTACCTCCGGCTCGACAATCGGAACAAAGCCATGTTCATGGCATATTTTTGCATATATGGTAAGATCCCGGGCATTTCTTTTTATAGCCTCAGCACCTGGAGTGTTTTCTGAAATAGTGTAGACGGCTCTCCATTTTGCAAACCGTACCCCTGACTTTTTGTAACTCTTCAGCCGGTCTCCCAACCCTTCCAATCCTTTTGTGTATTTTTCTCCACCTTCGTTCAAATCTGCCAGACCCTGATCAACTTTTATTCCAGGCACTATTCCATTTTTTTGTAAAACCTCAGGAAATAAAACACCACTATCAGATTTCTGATGCAGAGTCTCCTCAAAAAGAATTACCCCGGAAATGTAATTTTCCATTCCCGGTGTCGTTAAAATCAAATTCCTGTATTGTCTCCTCGTTTCCTCAGTTGATTCAACGTTAATGGATGCAAGTCTTTTTGCAGCGGTTTTTTCGCTTTCATCAGCGGCCAGTATTCCTCTTCCCGTAATGACCATATCCCTTACTGTCTGTTTTAATTCTTCTTCCATGGTTTTGTTCTCCTTTGATCTGCGATAAGCTTCTCAATACTCTATTACCGGGCATTAGTATAAGCAAACAAAATTATCACCCCTTGTCAAGCCAAAAGAGAAATGTCCTGTTTTTTTCACCATATGCGGGGTAAGCCACAGGATTTCAATCAGGGACTAATGAGCAGGAACATCGAAGTGAGCGGGTGCAAAATGAGGCCACCCTGATCTGTTGACAAAGGAAAAAAGAGAGAAATGATTGCCGACGGGAAAGGCATTTTGCAGTGGATACAGGATAAACGGGAGACAGAACACGGAGCAGAAACCGGATATGACATCCATACATCCATCAAAGAGTGAAGCAGTGGTGTTTTGGAAGAAAAAACCGGAAATTACTCTTTTGGCTTGACAGTGAGGAAAAAAGTGGTTGTGAAGAAATTAAGAATGATATATTATCCGGTATGAATTGCATCACGATAAAACACAAAATAATGATATACTCATCTCATAATGGTTTTCGGATACAATCCGAGATAGATTTGAGCGAGTATACCTTCACCAAGATCTGGTTTCCGGTAAAACCGAAAACCAGATCGGTTTTAGTATAATTACGTGTGTGGAAATTTCACGGTAGCCCTCACTTCGACTCTTAGCCCGAAAAAGCTGTTCCTGCTGGTGCTCAGTGAGATGCAGCTCTGTGCGGATTCGAGATATCCAACTTAGGAGATTGCTTTTATGAAGATTACATTTGTTGGCGCAACGAGAATTGTAACCGGATCATGCTTCCATATTCAGACGAAAGAGGCTAATCTGCTTATTGACTGCGGCTTGTTTCAAGGCACCAGGGAAAATGAGCAGAGAAATTCGGAGCCGTTTCCGTTCAAACCGTCTGAAATAGACTGCCTCCTCTTAACTCATGCCCATCTCGACCATTCAGGACTGATCCCAAAACTGGTAAAGGAAGGTTTCCGTGGTAAAATACTTGCGACAAAAGCAACGGTCGACCTGTGCAAGGTAATGCTTCTGGATTCAGCGCATATACATGAACGCGAGGCAATCTGGACTAACAGAAAACGAATGAGGGCTGGAAAACCTCCCATACAACCTTTATATACTGTAGATGATGCGGAAAACAGTCTGCAATATCTGGAGGGGTTTGATTACCGTGAAACCGTGGATCTGGAGAAGGGTGTTAAGGTGAGATTTCAGGATGCGGGCCATATCCTGGGATCTGCGAGTCTGGAGTTGTGGGTAAGGGAAGATGGTAAGGAAAAGAAACTCGTTTTCTCCGGAGACATCGGACAAAAGGATTTACCGATTGTAAAAGATCCGGCAATTATAGAAGAAGGAGACTATGTATTTACCGAATCTACCTACGGGAACAGAAAACACAAAAATAGTGAAGAAACGATAAAAGAGTTTCTCAAGGCGATATCAGAATCGTTAGAAAGAGGAGGCAATGTAATCATTCCCGCCTTTGCTGTGGGAAGAACACAGAATATCCTCTCGATATTGAAACAACTATCTAAAGAGGGAAAGCTCAATAAACTTAAGATTTTCCTGGACAGCCCTATGGCAATTCGGGCAACCAGCATAACCTTGAATCATCCGGAATGCTTTGATGAAGAAACCCTGGAACTTTTCAAAGAAGGAAAGCTTTCCGGGAGCGGACTTTCCTTAACGTTCACTGAGACAGTGGAAGAATCAAGGGAAATAAACAAAACAAAATCGGGGGCAATTATTATCTCAGCGAGTGGAATGTGTAATGCAGGAAGGGTTCGGCATCACTTAAAACACAATTTATGGCGTCCGGAGTGCAGCGTCGTATTCGTAGGATATCAGGCCCAGGGTACTTTGGGCAGAATAATTATAGATGGGGCAAAAGTGGTAAGGCTTTTTGGTGAAGAGATTGCGGTTAAAGCGAAAATCTATACCATTAGCGGGTTTTCTGCGCATGCGGACCGGGATGGACTCATAGACTGGCTCAGCAATTTTAAAAATAAACCTGAACGTATTTTTGTCATGCATGGTGAGGAGGAGACCGCCCTGAGTTTTGCCGATACGATTAAAAAACAGTTGAACGTCGACGCCTATGCTCCATACTCCATGGAAGAGATAACGATATGATTTGTAGTGCTGGCGTTAAAAATATTAACCGGGGAGGGTGTCAGATTTTATACTATAGTCTCTCTCGCTCTTTATATACTCATCTTATATTGGTTTTCGGATAAAATCCGAGATAAAATTGAGCGAGTATACCAGTAAAGCAGAAAAATAGAGCATTAAGCAGCTTTTCCATCATTTGTTTTAAACTCTTTCAAGAGCCGCAGAAATAATAGAGGAATAAGGCTCATGAAAGAGGAAATAATTACCATCCCGGTAAAACCATGACCTGGTTCCTGATAAACAACTTTTCCATCGACATATTGTATGATACCGAAGAAATCAAAAACTTTTCCACCTACCCATGCCCCGGTCATTGAACCGATATTACAGAGACTCATCATGACCGCAAATACCGTACCTTCAATCCCTTTCGGGCACGCCCGAACCGCAACTCTCATCGAACAAACAAACCCGATCATGGATACAAAAGAGCCTATGATAAAAATACAAAGCAGTAAGGTGTAGTTATAAACTGTCCAGACATAGGTCAAATTAATTCCTGCTCCGATAAGAAGTGTTATCTTGAGTATTATTCTTATATCAAATTCCTGTATATATTCCCTGTAATAGCGTAATCCCAGTAATCCGCCAAATGAGCCAGCCGCACTTACTATTCCGCGCATAAAAGGGGAATAACCAAGTATCTTTCCCATAAAATACTGCATGGCGCTCGGGCTGAATAAGGGGGCCATATTCAGGATGAATAAAAATATGGCAGCGGCACTCAAAAATTTCACTGAGCCTTCATAAGACGATTTCTTGAAAAGTTTTCCCCAGTCTTTAGTAAAATGGGCATTTTTATCTTCTTCTTTCAGAGACCATAAAGCGACAATACAGAGAGCGAGAGGGGCAAGTGACATCAGTGCAAACGTAAATTTCTCTCCACAGAAATTTATCAGGAATCCTCCTCCTATACCGCTCAGACAAGCTCCGAAACATCTCATTTCCCACATTATGGCCTGTATAATACCCTCTTGACCGCTATCTTTTTTGCAGATATCAACACCATGCGCGTCGCAGGCAACATCGGTAAAACCGAATCCAAGATTGAGGCAAAACGCGGCAAATACAAACATCCAATAGGAATTAACTATGCTTCCTATTGCAACAGAGCTTGAAAAAACGATAAAGCTGCAGATGATAATATACGGTATCCTGCGTCTTCCAAAAATCGGAAAATGGTCGGAAATAAACCCCCAGAACGGTTTAATAAACCAGGGGAACTGCATCAATATCGTCATTGATACAAGTTCTCCCATGGTTAAATTAAATTGCCTCTGCAGGTAGATCGGGAAAGCAATACCTGTTATTCCGAATACGAGTCCCTGGGCAAAGTAAGAAGCCGAGAAAATCCGGTATCGTGCTTCAAACAGCTTTTTTGTTGAATGCCAACCTAAAAAATCTTTGATTACAACAATTGACTTGATCATTGGTAAAGAAGAAAAAACGGTAAACTTTTATTAGCTCACCCAAATTCAAGATTAAAAATAGGTATATATGGTAGCTAAGTCAAGATAAATCAGAGAACGAATTTTCTATAATTCACATGGCAGCAGCTGCTCCTTCAGTGGTATCTTCGGATTGCACCGAAATAATGTTCCCGGGACAACATGTCCTCACTGAATCATTACTTTTTATCGTGTCACAGTACAAGAGGCTCTTTCCTGAATTATCAACAGGCTAAATGAGTGAAGATTGGAATCAATATCAGATAGACAGACCGGTTGACATCTGGTATTATGGAGTAAAAAATTTTTTAAAATTTTTGTGTTTTCAGGAGCGTTACCTGTCAACCCGGGAAAACCCGCTGATGGTCATGAAAAAGTTTATCGGAAATGATTATCTGAATCACAACCCTGGCGATCTTTCTCCCCGCTGTAGCAGGGCAGCAACTCAGGAGCGCAGAGCCTGGTTGGAGTATCACTTGCCCCGTTTTTTCTCGGATAGTATCCGAAAACCATTATCAGTTGCGTATATTCCGGCTTGATACGCAATTGAATTTAACTCGACACCTGTCAAGTTTTGTGTTAAGTTGAAATGCCTGTTAAAGAATGGAGGGTGGGTATAGCCAGTAGATGAAAATCAGATATACTGAAACCGATTTGGTTTCTGTTTTTCTCAAGACCAGAGCATGGTTGCTGGTATCCCCGGACAAAACCAGGTGCCGAGGACTTTCCCCGGACAAAAAGTGCCGAGGACTTTACTCGTTCCGTTTTTTCTCGGATAGTATCCGAAAACCATTATGAGATGAGTATAAATACGAAAAAAATGTACTTTGTTGTTTACCGGACACTTCTGGAACCTCATCAATGACTGCACAAAAAGATCCTCATTCGGGAAAGGTAATATCGGTAAGGGGCAGTGTTGTTGATATGCAGTTTTCAAACAGGCTTCCTCCCATAAACAGTGAACTGCGGGCAGGCGATAACGCCAGTGTTGTTATTGAAGTGTTAGCTCACTTAAGTCCTGAAACCGTCAGGGGGATTGCTTTAACTTCGACGAGAGGGTTATACAGAGGGGCACCTGTTACGAATACGGATCACCCTTTAACCGTTCCCGTAGGGAAGCAATTGTTAGGCCGGGTGTTCAATGTATTCGGCGAGGCTCTTGACAGGGGGGATGCTGTGGTGGGCACAGAGAGACGCTCCATACATCAGCCCCCCGTACCGTTAAATCAGAGGACAACGTCTTCGGAAATATTTCTCAGCGGTATCAAGGCAATTGATGTCCTTACTCCCCTTGAAAAGGGAGGCAAGGCCGGTCTTTTCGGCGGGGCCGGAGTGGGCAAGACGGTTCTGATTACGGAAATTATACACAACATGGCCGGCATGCATTCGGGTGTCAGTCTGTTTTGCGGAATCGGTGAAAGGTGCCGCGAAGCTGAGGAACTTTACCGGGAAATGGGGGAGGCCGGTGTTTTGAAAAATACGGTTATGGTGTTCGGACAGATGAATGAACCTCCCGGAGCACGGTTCCGGGTGGGGCATTCGGCACTGACCATGGCAGAATATTTCAGGGATACAGAAAGGCAGGATGTTCTTCTCCTTATAGATAATATATTCCGTTTCATCCAGGCCGGCTCCGAGGTTTCGGGTCTTATGGGACAGATTCCTTCCCGAGTCGGTTATCAGCCGACGCTCGCAACGGAGCTTTCAGGTCTTGAAGAGAGGATCTGCAGCACAAAGACCGGGGCCATTACGTCGGTACAGGCAGTATACGTCCCGGCAGATGATTTTACCGACCCTTCGGCTGTTCATACATTTACCCATCTCTCCGCTTCCATTGTTCTCTCACGAAAGAGAGCAAGCGAAGGATTTTATCCGGCAATAGACCCTCTTAACTCTAATTCAACAATGCTGATGCCGCATATTGTCGGTGAAAAGCATTACCATGTTGCCCAGGAGATCAGAAAAACCCTTGCTTTTTATGAGGACCTGAAAGACATTATCGCCATGCTCGGACTTGAAGAGCTCTCCCAGGATGACAGAAAGATAGTAAGCAGGGCAAGGAGAATTGAACGTTTCCTGACTCAGCCTTTTTTTACTACCGAACAGTTTACAGACATGGAGGGGAAAATGGTTGCCCTTGATGAGGCGGTTTCCGGATTTGAGCGGATTTTAAACGACGATTTTTTAGACTTTCCGGAAAAATCGCTGTACATGATCGGAAACATAGAGGAGGCAGAAAAGGAATGAAACTGAAAGTCCTTCTGCCCACAGAAGTTTTCATTGAAGAAGAGGTCACAAAAGTGATTGCCGAAGCGGAAGACGGTTCTTTCTGCATAAAACCAAAACACGTGGACTTTGTTGCAGCCCTTGTGCCGGGCCTTTTATCTTTTGAAACAACTGGCGGGCGTGAAGAGTTTCTCGCGGTGGATGAAGGAACTCTTGTCAAGTGTGGGGCGGAGGTGCTCGTGTCGGCTGCGAATGTAGTCCGGGGCCCCAATCTCGGCACACTGAAAGACACGGTAGAAAAACAGTTCATGATTGTTGACGACAGGCTGAAGGACGTACGTACAGCAGTGGCAAAGCTTGAGGCAAGCTTTGTGCGTAAGTTTATTGAACTGGGTCATGAGTAGGGAGGAGAAACGCTGTTGGGAGACCTGAGCAGGAAAATTGAAAAGAAAGAGGCCAGAAAAATGAAGGCACGGGCCGATAAGGACAAAGGTGTTCTGTTCGGGCTCGGTATGTTCGGTCTTGTGGGATGGTCCGTAGCGATTCCCATGCTGCTGTTTCTCGGTATCGGGATCTGGATAGACGCCAGGTGGCCTTCAAAACACTCATGGACCCTTATGATGCTTATTATTGGAATGATTACCGGGTGTTGGAACGCGTGGTACTGGGTAAAGAAACAGAGCAGGGGAGAATGAGACTGTTGATGGCATGGAGAAAAGATGGGATTCGTTTTTGAAATATTTTCTTTCGTGACGCCCTTTTTGGCAGGTATCTTTGCGAGTTTATTCTATCACATCGGGCTCTGGTGGACAGTAAAAGCGCTGCCATCGTCACAAAGACCTGCTCTTCTGAGTATAGGAAGCTTTTATATCAGGATGGGAGTAACACTATTTGTTTTCTATCTTGTAATGAATAACAGCTGGCAGCGTCTTGTAGTATGCCTGCTGGGGTTTCTTGTGGTAAAGTACACAATGACGCACATGCTGAAACCGGGAGAAAATGCTTCCAGGTTTAAATAAATGATTGTTAAGATTCATTGATTATAGAGGATTAACTATTGAAAATCAGTCCTGATTTGATCATATTCTGGCAGTGGGGAGATGTTACGTTAAACGCTACGATAGTCTTTACCTGGGTAATCATGATCTTCCTGACTATCTGTTCGTGGGTAGTAACCAGAAAACTCACCACAGAAACAAAACTCTCACGCTGGCAGAATATCCTTGAAATTCTCGTTACGTGGATCCAGGGCGAGATAGAGGCTATCAGTCACCGTGAAACATACCGGTACCTGCCGTTTGTAGGAACGCTATTTATTTTTATTGCCGCTTCAAATCTATTGGCCATTATTCCGTGGTACCAGGCGCCTACCAGTTCTTTGTCCACTACCGTAGCGCTTGCCGTTTGTGTTTTTATTGCGACCCCCCTGTTCGGTATCATGGAAGGAGGGGTGAAAGAGTATTTTCGGTCATATCTCAAACCTACATTCTTCATGCTGCCATTCAATATTATCGGAGAAATTTCACGCACACTCGCGCTTGCGGTAAGGCTTTTCGGCAACATCATGAGCGGTTCCATGATAGCGGGGATCCTGCTGTCGGTTATCCCGCTCTTTTTCCCTGTTATCATGCAGGCCTTCGGTCTGCTTACGGGACTGGTACAGGCATATATTTTTGCCGTGCTGGCAATGGTATACATTGCCTCGGCAATACAGACGCACAAGAGGAAGGATACAAAGGGTGCGGACGTTGAATGAGAAGATAGACCGCGTATGTTCATCTTATAATGGTTTTTCGGATAATATACTGAAACCAAATCGGTTTTAGTATTTAACAATTTGATATGATATAAAGGAGGGAATCGATCATGGACACGCTTGGTTTAATAGGTATCGCTTCAATTATCACTGCAGGTATTACGATAGCGATCGGTTCAATCGGGCCGGCCCTGGGTGAAGGGCGTGCGGTCTCTCAGGCCCTGCAATCCATAGCGCAGCAGCCTGATGAGGCTAACACAATAACGAGGACGCTTTTTGTGGGACTGGCAATGGTTGAGTCTACGGCGATATACTGCTTTGTCGTGTCAATGATTCTGCTCTTTGCCAATCCCTTCTGGAACCATTTTATTAAAAATGTTGGAGGATGATTGGTGATTGACTGGTTTACAGTAGGTGCACAGATTTTTAATTTTCTGATTCTTGTTTATCTGCTCAAGCGTTTTCTCTACGGACCTATAATCGCGGCAATAGATAAAAGGGAAGAGAATATCTCCGCAAGAATCAGGGAAGTAGAGCAGAAAGACATTGCTGCTGAAGAAGAGATAAATCGGTACCGGAAAAAGAATGAGGATTTTGAGTTGCAGCGCGAAGAGATGCATGCCCGGATGAAGGAGGAAGCCGAGTCTCAGAGGAAACAGCTTATCGAGAATTCCCGTCAGGAGATTGAAGAAATGAAAACCCGCTGGAATGAATCTATTTTGCAGGAGAGGGATGTGTTCCTGAGAAATCTCAGGAGGCGTGTAATTGAACAGGTTTACGCAATAACAAGACAGGCCCTTGCCGATCTGGCCGCAACTGATATCGAACACCACATGGTAGACGTTTTTATAAAGAAGATTCATGAATTTACTGAGGCAAAGAGTGGAAATATTACCCCTGTTCTCAATGACACGGTATCTGGAATCACGATTGCCACATCCTTTGAATTGACCGTGGATCAGCAAGATTTAATAGTAAAGGCAGTCAGAGAGCTTCAGACTGACAACAAAGATATCAAATTTATTGTATCGAATGACATACTCTGCGGGATTGAACTCAGGGGAAATGGTTACGTAACCGGCTGGAACCTTGAGGATTATCTGAAGTCACTGGAGAAAGATTTTCATAAGGCTATTGAGGCTGGCACCGGGAAGGTAAACAGTTGAAAATTTTCTGTATGAAACGGAAGTAAAAGTTTACTGAAAGCAGGGTGTATGGCGGGATTACCGAAAAAAGGAGTACGGAATTGAGTGACAGGAATGAGTTGAATACTGTTCTGGATGAAGTCTTTACAACTTTTGACCGTGTTATCAAAGAACATCATTATGAACCGACCGCACATGAAACCGGCACAGTCAAATCCGTGGGCAGAGGTATTGCCCTTATAGAGGGATTGCCAGGCGTGAAGTCCGAAGAGCTGATCATATTTCCCGGAAATTTATACGGAATGGTCTTTAACCTTGACCCGGAAGAGGTCGGAGTTGTCATGCTTTCAAAGAGTGAAGGATTGCAGGCAGGCAGCACAGTGACCAGGACCGGAAGGGTAATGGATGTGCCTGTGGGGGAAGCACTTCTGGGACGTGTTGTTGACCCGACAGCCAGGCCGCTTGATAATGCCGGCATGATTCATTCTATCGAAAGAAAACCGATAGAGCGGGAAGCACCCTCAATTATGGACCGTGAACCGGTAACCGTTCCCCTTCAGACAGGCCTCAAGGTAGTGGATGCTCTCATCCCGATCGGAAGGGGACAGAGGGAGCTTATACTCGGAGACCGGC is drawn from Candidatus Scalindua sp. and contains these coding sequences:
- a CDS encoding F0F1 ATP synthase subunit C, whose protein sequence is MDTLGLIGIASIITAGITIAIGSIGPALGEGRAVSQALQSIAQQPDEANTITRTLFVGLAMVESTAIYCFVVSMILLFANPFWNHFIKNVGG
- a CDS encoding F0F1 ATP synthase subunit A, with the protein product MKISPDLIIFWQWGDVTLNATIVFTWVIMIFLTICSWVVTRKLTTETKLSRWQNILEILVTWIQGEIEAISHRETYRYLPFVGTLFIFIAASNLLAIIPWYQAPTSSLSTTVALAVCVFIATPLFGIMEGGVKEYFRSYLKPTFFMLPFNIIGEISRTLALAVRLFGNIMSGSMIAGILLSVIPLFFPVIMQAFGLLTGLVQAYIFAVLAMVYIASAIQTHKRKDTKGADVE
- a CDS encoding ATP synthase subunit I encodes the protein MGFVFEIFSFVTPFLAGIFASLFYHIGLWWTVKALPSSQRPALLSIGSFYIRMGVTLFVFYLVMNNSWQRLVVCLLGFLVVKYTMTHMLKPGENASRFK